A single genomic interval of Lathyrus oleraceus cultivar Zhongwan6 chromosome 7, CAAS_Psat_ZW6_1.0, whole genome shotgun sequence harbors:
- the LOC127103842 gene encoding metacaspase-1 isoform X1, producing MASKQQRCNHCGILLFIPLEVQAFKCSMCNGITHVQSPGPVNQAYNSLNHIAGLFRGFVNTITTSSAINSNSGNYGTNHFGYYLQPRPQRPSYPLNPPSPYGSKRAVLCGVCYHGRSYRLKGSINDVKCMKYFLIKEFRFPSDSILMLTDDKEERNPLKIPTKYNIQMALRWLIEGSKSGDSLVFHYSGHGTQEVNMNEIDHSYRYNNAISPVDHELKGKILNDEINATIVRPLPFGAKLHAIIDACHSGNVLDLSFVCKMNREGYYTWEDHTSSINHKDTKGGVAICISACEDGQVSVDTSALSGKEVTGALTYSFIQTVQNEPGLTYGQLLSTMRSTIHGTKTGIVTLNGPIASLLNRLLGLRIKQEAQLSSSELFDMYKKRFVL from the exons ATGGCAAGTAAACAACAAAGATGCAACCATTGTGGAATACTACTATTTATTCCACTAGAAGTCCAAGCCTTTAAGTGTTCAATGTGCAATGGCATCACACATGTTCAATCCCCAGGTCCAGTGAATCAAGCCTACAACTCTCTTAATCATATTGCAGGTCTTTTTAGAGGCTTCGTGAATACTATAACAACTAGTTCAGCAATTAACAGCAACTCAGGTAATTATGGAACAAATCATTTCGGCTATTATCTTCAGCCTCGGCCACAAAGGCCTTCGTACCCTTTGAATCCTCCTTCTCCGTATGGTTCAAAAAGGGCAGTTTTGTGTGGAGTCTGCTACCATGGGAGGAGTTACAGGCTTAAGGGCTCCATCAATGATGTGAAATGTATGAAATACTTTCTGATTAAGGAGTTTCGGTTTCCAAGTGACTCCATTCTCATGCTCACAG ATGATAAGGAGGAGAGAAATCCACTGAAAATCCCAACAAAATATAACATTCAAATGGCTTTAAGGTGGCTGATTGAGGGTAGCAAATCAGGGGATTCACTGGTGTTCCATTACTCAGGACATGGCACACAGGAAGTGAACATGAATGAGATTGATCATAGCTATAGGTATAATAATGCAATTTCTCCGGTTGATCATGAGCTCAAGGGGAAGATACTGAATGATGAGATCAATGCAACAATTGTTAGGCCACTACCATTTGGTGCTAAACTTCATGCCATTATTGATGCATGTCACAGTGGGAATGTTCTTGATTTATCATTTGTGTGCAAGATGAACAG GGAAGGGTATTATACATGGGAGGATCATACAagttcaataaatcataaagACACAAAAGGAGGGGTAGCAATTTGTATTTCAGCTTGTGAAGATGGCCAAGTCTCTGTAGATACCTCT GCCTTAAGTGGCAAAGAAGTTACAGGTGCCTTGACTTATAGTTTCATACAAACAGTGCAAAATGAACCTGGATTGACTTATGGTCAATTGCTTAGTACCATGCGTTCCACCATTCATGGAACTAAAACAGGCATAGTTACTCTAAATGGACCAATTGCTTCACTCTTAAATAGACTTCTTGGCCTACGCATCAAACAG GAGGCACAATTATCATCCTCCGAGTTGTTTGACATGTATAAGAAGCGGTTTGTACTATGA
- the LOC127103842 gene encoding metacaspase-3 isoform X2: MASKQQRCNHCGILLFIPLEVQAFKCSMCNGITHVQSPGPVNQAYNSLNHIAGLFRGFVNTITTSSAINSNSGNYGTNHFGYYLQPRPQRPSYPLNPPSPYGSKRAVLCGVCYHGRSYRLKGSINDVKCMKYFLIKEFRFPSDSILMLTDDKEERNPLKIPTKYNIQMALRWLIEGSKSGDSLVFHYSGHGTQEVNMNEIDHSYRYNNAISPVDHELKGKILNDEINATIVRPLPFGAKLHAIIDACHSGNVLDLSFVCKMNREGYYTWEDHTSSINHKDTKGGVAICISACEDGQVSVDTSIGLKWQRSYRCLDL; this comes from the exons ATGGCAAGTAAACAACAAAGATGCAACCATTGTGGAATACTACTATTTATTCCACTAGAAGTCCAAGCCTTTAAGTGTTCAATGTGCAATGGCATCACACATGTTCAATCCCCAGGTCCAGTGAATCAAGCCTACAACTCTCTTAATCATATTGCAGGTCTTTTTAGAGGCTTCGTGAATACTATAACAACTAGTTCAGCAATTAACAGCAACTCAGGTAATTATGGAACAAATCATTTCGGCTATTATCTTCAGCCTCGGCCACAAAGGCCTTCGTACCCTTTGAATCCTCCTTCTCCGTATGGTTCAAAAAGGGCAGTTTTGTGTGGAGTCTGCTACCATGGGAGGAGTTACAGGCTTAAGGGCTCCATCAATGATGTGAAATGTATGAAATACTTTCTGATTAAGGAGTTTCGGTTTCCAAGTGACTCCATTCTCATGCTCACAG ATGATAAGGAGGAGAGAAATCCACTGAAAATCCCAACAAAATATAACATTCAAATGGCTTTAAGGTGGCTGATTGAGGGTAGCAAATCAGGGGATTCACTGGTGTTCCATTACTCAGGACATGGCACACAGGAAGTGAACATGAATGAGATTGATCATAGCTATAGGTATAATAATGCAATTTCTCCGGTTGATCATGAGCTCAAGGGGAAGATACTGAATGATGAGATCAATGCAACAATTGTTAGGCCACTACCATTTGGTGCTAAACTTCATGCCATTATTGATGCATGTCACAGTGGGAATGTTCTTGATTTATCATTTGTGTGCAAGATGAACAG GGAAGGGTATTATACATGGGAGGATCATACAagttcaataaatcataaagACACAAAAGGAGGGGTAGCAATTTGTATTTCAGCTTGTGAAGATGGCCAAGTCTCTGTAGATACCTCT ATAGGCCTTAAGTGGCAAAGAAGTTACAGGTGCCTTGACTTATAG